The Monomorium pharaonis isolate MP-MQ-018 chromosome 5, ASM1337386v2, whole genome shotgun sequence genome includes a window with the following:
- the LOC118645589 gene encoding uncharacterized protein LOC118645589 — protein sequence MTKRDNFPLPLIEDQLDLLEGKKYFTILDLRDGFFHVRMHEESIKYTLFITPFGQYKYLKMPFGLKSVPLKFQRYITQIFREQINAGKIFVYLDDFLNATKTIEHHFQILSEGFRERPKCAHRPLRIISDRGSCFTSREFEEFLKDGNIKHVKIATASHQANGQVERYNRTILPMIAKLADERSTHWYNVIKDVEFACNNTTSKATNVCPSMLLFDLHQRGNAINGLRDAFDAIGQTKPLRDLTNLRKQASERIKESQNANKRDYDRKHKAAEKYEVGDKVMIRNFNNTAGVSPKMIPRFKGPYQVSRVLRNDRYVIMDIEGFQLSQTPYHGIWEASNMRLWKPAQTE from the exons ATGACGAAACGCGATAATTTTCCGCTTCCACTGATCGAAGATCAGCTGGATTTAttggaaggaaaaaaatattttacgatattggATCTCAGAGACGGATTCTTTCACGTGAGAATGCACGAAGAATCAATAAAATACACCTTGTTTATCACACCGTTCGGGCAGTACAAGTACTTGAAAATGCCCTTCGGGTTAAAAAGTGTCCCTCTCAAGTTTCAACGTTATATTACGCAAATATTCAGAGAACAGATCAACGCGGGAAAGATATTCGTTTACTTAGATGATTTTCTGAATGCCACCAAAACGATCGAGCATCACTTCCAAATATTAAGCGAAGGTTTTAGAGAGCgtcccaaatgcgcaca TCGACCGTTGCGAATTATCTCCGATCGAGGTAGCTGCTTTACGTCTCGAGAGTTCGAGGAATTTTTGAAAGACGGAAAtattaaacatgtaaaaattgcTACCGCCTCACACCAAGCGAATGGTCAGGTAGAAAGATACAACCGTACGATATTACCGATGATAGCGAAATTAGCCGACGAAAGAAGCACGCATTGGTATAATGTCATCAAAGATGTAGAATTTGCCTGCAACAATACCACATCGAAGGCCACGAATGTATGTCCAAGTATGTTACTCTTTGATCTGCATCAGCGAGGAAACGCGATCAATGGTTTGCGAGACGCATTCGACGCCATCGGACAAACGAAACCGCTCCGCGATTTAACGAATTTACGAAAGCAAGCTAGCGAGCGAATTAAGGAAAGCCAGAACGCTAACAAACGCGACTACGATCGGAAGCATAAGGCCGCGGAAAAGTACGAGGTAGGAGACAAGGTTATGATCCGGAATTTTAATAACACGGCCGGAGTTTCGCCAAAAATGATACCGCGATTTAAAGGGCCTTACCAAGTAAGCCGCGTTTTGAGAAACGATCGTTACGTAATCATGGACATTGAGGGATTTCAATTGTCACAAACGCCGTATCACGGGATTTGGGAAGCATCAAACATGCGATTGTGGAAACCGGCGCAAACAGAGTAA